The following DNA comes from Fundulus heteroclitus isolate FHET01 chromosome 1, MU-UCD_Fhet_4.1, whole genome shotgun sequence.
CATCTaacatctgaggccttcacaggacCGCTgggtttatactgagattaaattacacacaggccAGCTGGAATCACCAACTAAGACAGTTTATgggactggattttattcaggggtatcGGAATAAAGGTCGATTATAGAAAGCGCTCTAAACCAAATGTAATTATTCATCTGCTTCTcagttaattattaattatccacatggaagtttgtggttataacgTGACAAAAGGTTCGGGGAGTATCTCATACTGTTGCAAGGCACGatacatttaccatttaatacaAATTAAACAACCATTACAGACAAGATTAAtgacaaaatagaaaacataattttatattACTGTTCAAATTTCTGtctttattgaaaacaaaaacacaaactgcaaaaaggggaactaaaagtaagtaaaatgttcttaaaatttgtatattttttattgatttgagctggtaaatcagactatttgccaatggaatgagaatttctacccctaaaataagataattagacatcctgcacttgaaataagatgatggagatgcattgttgttattttaagggcaaaaatcttattacattggcaaaaagtctgatttaccagctcaaatcaatgaaaaatacactcacttcaagaggattttacctactctTAGTTAAATCTTTGCAGTGCAATCTTACATCTTGCATTCTAACTTATATTATTAACTAATCAATCCTGTATATCAACCAGCTAAGAGTTAACgttgctttatgcttgacgTTCCACGTGGAAATGAGACGTGCAGACACAACATCTGCAGCGTTTAAGCTCTGTGCTGCTCATATGATGCGGTGCAATGGCGCACAATCGCTGTGCCGCGCACGATCAAAGTTCAACTATGCTCTCCTTTCACTGCAGCGCACAGACGCAGATTCTATAGAAACTGTTtttcagagagaaagaccagCGCTGCACAGAACCCCGCAGCAAGCCGTGTCCTCTGAGGAAGCGGCATCACTCtgaagtagcactattctcctagactctagagggcagcgttgagCTTCTATGCCCAGCGTACTACACTCCACCTACGTTTAGAAGtagaaaacatttgtttccaacatttaagccTTTCTTCCAAGAGTAAAGACAATGCCTGTCCAGAAATCTATTTGGACCAAATcttaaagatgtctatatttacgaaCCTGCGCTAGAAGGAGCGTTTGTTCGTCCGCcatgtttttccacaattttcGCGGAGTGGAAACTTTTGGCCGTGAAGAAGCCAAAATTATGTAATATGGCTGTGCagatgcgtcaagcataaagcagGCTTTAAGCTACTATAAACTAACATGATTAGAAACTAATCAGGATAGTTTATATAACTGGAAACTAATTACAACAGCATCACTGTTAAATCCAAGCAGGGCTTTCGTTTACCTTGGTGGAGAGGGTCTTGCTGGTGGAGGTGGAGATGGGAGTGGATGTGCGAGTGCTGGTGGTGGTGCGGCGTGACGTTGAACATCTGTAGTCGTGCGATGGGGTCGTTGGCCACCGTGGCCATCCTCTCAGCGTGGAGCCGCTCCGCTGCCAACCTCTCCGGGTAGGTCATGTCCGGCCGGAGCTGCGGACCGGGCAGGGCGAGCCGCTCCCGCTCCAGTGGGTTCAGGCCCGGATGAAAGGAGGCGAAGGGGTGAGGGCCGGCCATCGGGGGTAAGGTGAGGGCCCCGTGCCGGGCGAAGTGCTCCATGGGATTGGTGGAAGGATGGAGCGAGTCCATTTCTGGAGGCTTGACCTCGAAGCCGGGTTTCATGCGTTCCCTAAGCTCCCGCTCGCGGATCTCCCTCTCCCGCATCTCGCGCTCTCGCAGCTCGCGCTCCCGCATGGCCGGGTCGGCGTTGTACAGGCTGGGCATGTGGTAGGCCAGCAGCGGGTCGGCGGGGTTCAGGGACACGAAGAACGGGTGGTTCCTGTTGGTGGGGGACATGACGTGCGGCCTGGCGTACTCGCTGAGGGTGCGCAGGGCGGGCGTGTCGGGCCCGATGTACGGAGGCACCGCTGCGATGGTGGTGGGGGGGCCGTCGAATGGGGGGCGCATGTGGGCGGGGCCGGCCATCTGGGGCTCGCCCATTCTGCTTTCATGAGCAGAACTGGAAGCTTTCTGTGAGGAAAGACGTGAAACACTTAGCAAAACACCCCAAAAACAAGTAGAAACggcgaaggaaggaaggaaggaaggactcACCGCCGCACGCTCCACCTCCTTCTCCCGTTcacgctctctctctcgctctttcTCCTTCTCCCTTTCCCGCTCTTTCTCTTCCCTCGCTTTCTGCTCTGCTTCTCTCTTTGCTCGCTCCAGAGCCTCCTCCCTCTTTTTGGCCAGCTTGGACGACGCCAGCGGAGTGAAGTAGAAATCTGTCCGAGCGCACGAGTTGTAACCTCGGTCCAGGTGCTTGTAGAACCTGTGGGGAAAAACAAGAGCGTTTCCTGTTCATGAACCACAACAAGCAGGCTACGTCTTAATTTTTCCACGTCGAATGTCAGCCTTTATTCATGGATCTTTATTAATAAGTGCATTATTCAAAACGTGAATAAACTCCCTCAGCCGCCACTTTTGCTGCTACGCTGACTCTGAATTAAAACCCTCATTGCTATTCATTGGCAGCCTGAGAGTCACTTAAGCACAAGGTAACCACATATAGTCATATTCAGATGCCTTGGTTGGCTCACGTCTCACTGTAATTAATCTCCCTCCCCTCCATCCTCTGTAATTCTAAACTATCAGCCAGCTCAGGGCTAATTGTGGCCTTGCACAGCCGTTCTGCTGACCACGTGCTATTTGCTGCCTACATCAGAGCCTTAAAACAGGGagacagcattttcttttttttttttttgggtgcaAAGCAAACCTGTAACCACACAGGCAAATATTAGCTTATGTAAGGGCtgcatagtaaaaaaaaaaaacaattattgctACATTTTACGTGTATATTACAATGATGACATTGGTTAAAATTAAGCTCTCTACTCTCTCCCGTCCATCATCGTGATTTCCCCACCGCCCTCCGTCCGTTTTATATATGTCAGCCTTAGGAATCAAGGGCTGTTAAACTTGATCTCAACAGACAAATATACGGTAGGCATGCAAAGGATGAATAGGGATTTAAAATTCCCGGCCCACAAAATGTTGCATCCCAGCAGTCCTTTGCTATTCTGATCATGATTCCATAGATTTTGCAGCTCGTTTGTTCCATACCCAGAACCCATATTAATGGATTCTGGGTATGAATTGGTGACCAATATTTAATATTCCATTAACACCCATATTAATGGATTGTAGGGATGCACCAATATCGATCTCTGATATTATTACTGCGGTTATGTCTGATAGCTGATATTTACCGATGAGAGTGTATACACACATATTTACGTTTCTGTGATGGTCAGATTTAGTAAAGTTTTGCACCGCCTGAAAACTCTGCTAACTGAATTTGTGGGTTATTGTCTAGACTTACACACTGCTTTTCATGTCTTCTTTGGACACCGTGAAAAACGACCACGCTGCTGAcattgcatctctgcttcatttaaaaaaaaaaaaaaaaaaaaacacaatcctgGCTGTgatgcatcactgtcacatgaCCGAAGAAAACCCGCATGgccaaccccacccccctctAGAAGCACAGGCGACTAGAAATAAATCGGTTGtatcggcccagttttacttatcagACTGATACTGATATGATAAAAAATGATTAACATCAGCCGATACCGATAATAATGCCGATAAATCGTGCATCCCTTATGGATTCCCTTTTTACTCTGATTTCATTCCACTCTGTAACTATTTTCATGActcaaaatatttcaaattttcaaATAATTGCGTAATATTTTCAGATGACCTTACATTTAActgtcatttattttggttctgatccCGTTCAGGCTTGTTTACTCTTCCAATCACTCTAAGCAACCTCCTGCTGGTAGATGTTATTTAATGAATTCACCAACATTTGCTTGCAGTAGATTATGACAACACTGCaagaagggaactaaaagtaagtaaagttttcttaaaatatgtacattttccttcatttgagcagctaaatcagagtatttgccaatggaatgtaATCtctacccataaaataagataattagacatcctgcacttaaaatgagatgatggagaggaaCTGTTctaattttaagtgcaaaagtcttattccattggcaaatagtctgatttaccagctcaaatcaatgaaaaatacactaatttaaattttttgcagGGAAGTTGGTTTATTTGGGTTGGTTACTGGTATCAAAGCACATGGAAGTTAAAAAGTAATGCTTTTTAACATAGTTTTTAAGTGTGCCGTTGCTGCAGGTGACCCAAACTCCATTTAACGAGGGCAGGATGTGTTTCTAGACAAACATCCCAGAATCAAACGGCTGAATTTGTTCCTTAGCGCACAATCAAGCTCTCCACCGTCCTGCCAACAACCAAAATATTTGATTCAGCTGACACGACTAAAGGATACACGTTTAAAGACTggtttaaagccttttttaatGAGCAAGGAACCTCCGTTGCTGCACACCtcctgtcagctggctgaacgAAGGtgatcagacttttttttagacGTAGAAAGACGCATTTGGCTGTTCTGGTCACAAAACAAGCGTTTAGTCATGGTATGAAAGCTCAAAAAATGCCACTTGTTACACTTATTAAGGCAACGCTGATTAAAAACTATAATTTGAAACCTATGAGCTGGTGGgccagctgtttttaataactcattgtatatgtttttaatccttTGCTCAAGATTATCATGTCTTTAGACTCTATTATCGGCCTGTGCCAAATGTTTAGTTGAAGCCCCATGGTGGGTAGAAAACCGCACACTGCCGatacaaaacaaccaaaactgcAACGTTTGTTGTGTCTTGTTGTCGTTTCCAGACGTaccgtgctgattggctggcgtgGCTGGGCGTGTTGACAACAGTGGGCTCCGGGGAGGGGCTCCTCTGTGGAGGAGGTGGGCTCTCCGGCTCTTCCGACTCATCTGGAGGCTCCTCCTTGATGTGTACAGGTGGGACCACCTGGGCGGGCGGAGCGCAGCTGACCGAGGCAGGGAGAGGCATGGAGATGGAGGAGGACGGGgcggaagaagaagaagaagacggcgGCGGCTGTAAGCCGGGCATAGAGTTCGACGAGGAAGGTGGAGGCCCGCTTGGAGGTAGAACTGTGCTGAAAGGATGCGAGGAGAAAGGCGGCTGCGGCGGTGCCCCGCTGGGATGCGAGGCCGCTGCGGGAGGCGGGAGGGGAGGAGGTGGGGGAGGCTGGTGGCTGGCTGAAGGCGGGAGGCTCTGGGACTGGGTGAGAACCGGAGGCTGGGCTGGTGGAGGTTGGAGCTGCGGCCCCTGAGGCATCAGCTGGAGAGGAGGGGGGTGCGCCGATGGAGGATGATGGTTGGATAAAGAGCTGAGGGGCTTTAGggcaggaggtggaggcaggttTGAAGGCATCTGAGGGAACGGAGGCGCAGACACGTGaggtgggtgtttgtgagactgTGGGGTGGCTATCTGAGGGATGGGGGTGGTTGGGGGAGGCTTGATGTGAGGCATGGGCATGGGTGCAGGGGGCAGGGGCTGCTCTCTGGGAGGCTGGccttctctctgagaggacgGCTGGGGCTGGAGAGGAGGAGTGTGAGACCTCTGCTGTGATTGGCCCGAGACGGGCGGGGGCGGGACCTGAGAGGGAGCCACGGGGAACCCGTGAGGGGCCATGGCGAGAGGATGCGGCATGTGTGGAGGACCTGTTTGTAGTGGATGTGGCATGGGAGGCATGGGCCCGTGATGAGGGCTGGGCAGAGACTGAGGCGGCACGGAGGAGCCAGGAGGCGAAGCCTGAGTCAGCGGCGAATGAGGAGACGGTAGCCTCTGAGGGTGAAGCGACGCCCCAGACTGGATGAGAGACATCGGGCTGGTCTGGGGCAGAGGCTGAGGAGGTAGAGAGGCGGAGGCGGCGGTGGGGGCCACCTGTGGAGGCAGAGAGGGGGCTGAGGTCGTAGGTAGAACAGGCGCTGAGGAGGCGACCGAGGTGCCTGGTTGACACTGGATGACCGGAGGGTGCTGgctctgcaggagctgctgctgctgggccgAAGAGTCGGAGTCGCTCTCGTTGTCTCGGGGGCTGGGGATGCTGGGAGATGAGCTGCGGTTGTCCTGGTCGATGTCTTTCGGGTCGCTGCTGAGCTCCTCGTTGATGCTCCTCCCGTCGGAGCTCTCGCCCTCGCCCTCTCCCTCCCCGTCACATTCTGAGGGCGAGTCAGGCCGAGCGAGCTCctgagagacagagaggagaacGAGATGAAGCTCTCCCCAGTGAAGTGCAGCACCGTGCTTACAGCAACACTAAACCCAAACTCACCTGTGTCTTGGACTTTTTGGCACTGGCCCTCTCAGGTTCCTCTGCGTCTAACGCTCCCTTCTCTCTTTGCCGTTTGGCCGTCTTTATCGGTGAGGGAGCTTCCTCTTTAATCTTCTGTAGAGCAGCAGAGCCATTAGAGCTGCATGGGGGTGCGCAGAGAgaaaacatttagtttaaatAAGTGTCGACGTGGTGTTTACCTTGCTTGGCTTCTTCATGGAGTCTGTCTTGCTGTCGGTGCTGTCGGTGCTGGCCGCGCTCGGCGAGGTGCGGCCGCTGGAGCGCAGGTCCTCGTTGGTAGGCGAGGCTCGGCCATCGGGACTCACTGTCTGCTTCTTACGACCACTACGTAGCGTTGACATCTGCTTTCACAGTTGAGACGAAAGGGCGTCAGGCTTCCACGTGTGGACGcaaaagtaacatttttcaAACGTCATCGGGAGCTTACAGATGAGCCCGTATTTCTACAGAGGTTAGATGTGAAGgcgtaaaaacagaagaatggATACAGAACAGATGGACGGATGATGTATGAAGGGAGAcgagaggatggatggatttggtGTGAGAATGAAAGTCTTCTTTCCCTTTCAACATTTACCCAGACATGGAAAATACTTAATGTCTGTAAATCCCCAGACTTTGTAGGAGCCTGAGCACCATGAAACGCTATTCCTGCTCTATTCATTTAGTGACAACAGACCGTGCATTCTGGCCACCCTTTTCTCCAGGGACAGATGGAAGATTTGTTTCCTAAAGGTGAGAATAGATGGGATGGGTGTGGAGCGGCTGTGTGTTTTGGCGCACCGAGCCTCGGTTCCGTCGAGTCCTCATGCTATGCTTCCCGCCGAGtccatcctcttcctctttgACGGGTTTGAACATAAATGGCGGCGGGTCCACGGGCTTCTCGATGGGGGGCAGCTCCCCGTACTTCTTGAAGTGGATGCGGCAGTCGGTGCACAGCAAGATGTTCTCCCGGCCCCCGTGGTGCCAGTCCTTGGAGGCTGAGGAAAGCCATTTACACAGTTGTGAAATAAGACACTCTCACAGGGGGGGAGGTGAGAGGAATAAACAACACGCTGCAATGAACCGACAACTACAGAATACAAAAGAAGCCGCTCGACTGGCTTCTAACTTTACATTTCCGGTGGTACAACCCTGCGCCTAAATTGTCAGTGATTTATTATACTGTGTTAACAAGGTGAAGCCAAACGAATTAGCCACCCTTGTGATGGCAACCTTAGACTGTTCAGCTGGCAGCCCGGGTCTGGGAGCCAgctgtgtggaaaaaaataaaaaaaaagagggaaggaTAATGAGGTGGAGAGAGTGAACGAGCTGTGGGCTCATGTCTGATTTGATCAAATTAGTCCTGACATCCTCTGATGCCCATCTGTCACGCAGCTCCGTGTCGGGGCGGGATCACACGGATCCCAGGAACAGGACCAGGAATAGCAAACCCAGTCCAAACCATGACGAGTGTGCAGAAGCCGATTCGTGTGGTTTGCTTACTGGTAGTGAAGCAGTGGCGGCAGGCGTAGCCCTTCAGCTCCTGCTCGCTGTCTTCGCTGTCAAAGTCATCTTCGCTGGCTGAGCTCAGGtccactgcagaaaaaaaaaggacaaatgcaTCACATATACAGGTTTCCCAGGTTCGGTATCCatctcacactgaaaaaaacggatctaaaaacaagtaaaatgttcttaaagttagtctatttgtccttgatttgagccagtaaataagattatctgccaatggaatgagtatctttacccctaaaataagataatcagacatcctgcacttgaaatgagatgatggagatgaattgttcctattttacgtggaaaaatcttattatattggcaaatagtcttatttacctgctcaaatcaaggacaaatacactaatttcaagaacattttacctatttttagttctgtttttgcagtgcagtgtcATCTGCCACACGGTGGCctgcaaaaagtattcatacgcCTGGATTTTTCCTGACAACCACACTGCCTCAGTGTATTTCACTTCGAGGTTACGCAATACCCCAACAGTAGGTAGTGCATGAAGGCGAAGGAAAATTATGCAAAATTGTGGTCTACATTTGTATTCACCCCCCTCTGAgccaatactttgtagaaaagTATTTCTCCTGCCAGTCCTTTGGGGTCTGTCTCTGAAAGCTTTGCACAATTACAGACTGAAATACTTTCCATTTTCTGTGTGTAAAATATTCAGACTGAATGGAGAGCACCtataaacaaattttaatgGACGCTTGCCGTAAACTCTCAGGCCTAAGCCATTCCCGACACATGCATATGGtttgatctaaaaacaagtcTCTGGCAGCCTCTAACAGGATGTATTCTTTTAAAATTAGCTCCATGCAGCGTCCCTGTTACTGCTAAAGGCCAGTCTCCCCACACCAGCATTtggccaccaccatgttttacagccATGTTcgtttttctgccacatatagCGTTTTAAATGTAgagaaataagtcaaatcttggTTGCATCGCATGTTTGCTTGTCCTCCAACATGGCTCATGATAGATACATTGGGTTTAGattattgtttacattgttacattgttttacatttcaattgtttacataaatcgctgctgcacctttatcctgaaaattagtgcaatttactgtgatttttcaagctgtatggcaaacaaaatttcgttctgtacgcactttgtgcatacagaatgaTAAATAAAGCTATCTATGTCTATCTATGTCTAAACTGCCtcttggttttctttcaacGATGGCTTTCATCTTGCCTCGCTGCCGTAAAAGGCCAGGTGTGTGGCCATCATCTACAGATTAATACAGAGGTAAAATTTCACAGGTGGACGGTATTTACTAGTCAGGTGTTTTTAGTTGCGCAAGGTTGATTTATGGGTAACAGAGTAAAAGGGGCTG
Coding sequences within:
- the rerea gene encoding arginine-glutamic acid dipeptide repeats protein isoform X6: MSEMDDLFSPRRRLNSTQGEIRVGPSHQAKLPELQPFPSPGGQAVTENEELVWMPGVNDCDLLMYLRAARSMAAFAGMCDGGSTEDGCLAASRDDTTLNALNTLHESSYDAGKALQRLVKKPVPKLIEKCWSEDEVKRFIKGLRQFGKNFFRIRKELLPNKETGELITFYYYWKKTPEAASCRAHRRHRRQPVFRRIKTRTASTPVNTPSRPPSSEFLDLSSASEDDFDSEDSEQELKGYACRHCFTTTSKDWHHGGRENILLCTDCRIHFKKYGELPPIEKPVDPPPFMFKPVKEEEDGLGGKHSMRTRRNRGSMSTLRSGRKKQTVSPDGRASPTNEDLRSSGRTSPSAASTDSTDSKTDSMKKPSKKIKEEAPSPIKTAKRQREKGALDAEEPERASAKKSKTQELARPDSPSECDGEGEGEGESSDGRSINEELSSDPKDIDQDNRSSSPSIPSPRDNESDSDSSAQQQQLLQSQHPPVIQCQPGTSVASSAPVLPTTSAPSLPPQVAPTAASASLPPQPLPQTSPMSLIQSGASLHPQRLPSPHSPLTQASPPGSSVPPQSLPSPHHGPMPPMPHPLQTGPPHMPHPLAMAPHGFPVAPSQVPPPPVSGQSQQRSHTPPLQPQPSSQREGQPPREQPLPPAPMPMPHIKPPPTTPIPQIATPQSHKHPPHVSAPPFPQMPSNLPPPPALKPLSSLSNHHPPSAHPPPLQLMPQGPQLQPPPAQPPVLTQSQSLPPSASHQPPPPPPLPPPAAASHPSGAPPQPPFSSHPFSTVLPPSGPPPSSSNSMPGLQPPPSSSSSSAPSSSISMPLPASVSCAPPAQVVPPVHIKEEPPDESEEPESPPPPQRSPSPEPTVVNTPSHASQSARFYKHLDRGYNSCARTDFYFTPLASSKLAKKREEALERAKREAEQKAREEKEREREKEKEREREREREKEVERAAKASSSAHESRMGEPQMAGPAHMRPPFDGPPTTIAAVPPYIGPDTPALRTLSEYARPHVMSPTNRNHPFFVSLNPADPLLAYHMPSLYNADPAMRERELREREMREREIRERELRERMKPGFEVKPPEMDSLHPSTNPMEHFARHGALTLPPMAGPHPFASFHPGLNPLERERLALPGPQLRPDMTYPERLAAERLHAERMATVANDPIARLQMFNVTPHHHQHSHIHSHLHLHQQDPLHQGSGAHPLAVDPLAAGPHLARFPYPPGAIPNPLLGQPPHEHEMLRHPVFGAPYPRDLPGGLPPQMSAAHQLQAMHAQSAELQRLAMEQQWLHGHHHMHGGPLPGQEDYYSRLKKESDKQL
- the rerea gene encoding arginine-glutamic acid dipeptide repeats protein isoform X2 — protein: MTADKEKEREKERDRDRDRDRDKREAGKSRRQDGDQSESSRPRRSCTLEGGAKNYAESEHSEDEDNDNGAGNGTAEEAGKKGKKKMPKKKSRYERTENGEITSFITEDDVVYRPGDCVYIESRRPNTPYFICSIQDFKLSKRDHLLMNVKWYYRQSEVPDSVYQHLVQDRNNENDSGRELVITDPVVRSRELFISDYVDTYHAVALRGKCNISHFSDIFAAREFKARIDSFFYILGYNPETRRLNSTQGEIRVGPSHQAKLPELQPFPSPGGQAVTENEELVWMPGVNDCDLLMYLRAARSMAAFAGMCDGGSTEDGCLAASRDDTTLNALNTLHESSYDAGKALQRLVKKPVPKLIEKCWSEDEVKRFIKGLRQFGKNFFRIRKELLPNKETGELITFYYYWKKTPEAASCRAHRRHRRQPVFRRIKTRTASTPVNTPSRPPSSEFLDLSSASEDDFDSEDSEQELKGYACRHCFTTTSKDWHHGGRENILLCTDCRIHFKKYGELPPIEKPVDPPPFMFKPVKEEEDGLGGKHSMRTRRNRGSMSTLRSGRKKQTVSPDGRASPTNEDLRSSGRTSPSAASTDSTDSKTDSMKKPSKIKEEAPSPIKTAKRQREKGALDAEEPERASAKKSKTQELARPDSPSECDGEGEGEGESSDGRSINEELSSDPKDIDQDNRSSSPSIPSPRDNESDSDSSAQQQQLLQSQHPPVIQCQPGTSVASSAPVLPTTSAPSLPPQVAPTAASASLPPQPLPQTSPMSLIQSGASLHPQRLPSPHSPLTQASPPGSSVPPQSLPSPHHGPMPPMPHPLQTGPPHMPHPLAMAPHGFPVAPSQVPPPPVSGQSQQRSHTPPLQPQPSSQREGQPPREQPLPPAPMPMPHIKPPPTTPIPQIATPQSHKHPPHVSAPPFPQMPSNLPPPPALKPLSSLSNHHPPSAHPPPLQLMPQGPQLQPPPAQPPVLTQSQSLPPSASHQPPPPPPLPPPAAASHPSGAPPQPPFSSHPFSTVLPPSGPPPSSSNSMPGLQPPPSSSSSSAPSSSISMPLPASVSCAPPAQVVPPVHIKEEPPDESEEPESPPPPQRSPSPEPTVVNTPSHASQSARFYKHLDRGYNSCARTDFYFTPLASSKLAKKREEALERAKREAEQKAREEKEREREKEKEREREREREKEVERAAVSPSFLPSFAVSTCFWGVLLSVSRLSSQKASSSAHESRMGEPQMAGPAHMRPPFDGPPTTIAAVPPYIGPDTPALRTLSEYARPHVMSPTNRNHPFFVSLNPADPLLAYHMPSLYNADPAMRERELREREMREREIRERELRERMKPGFEVKPPEMDSLHPSTNPMEHFARHGALTLPPMAGPHPFASFHPGLNPLERERLALPGPQLRPDMTYPERLAAERLHAERMATVANDPIARLQMFNVTPHHHQHSHIHSHLHLHQQDPLHQGSGAHPLAVDPLAAGPHLARFPYPPGAIPNPLLGQPPHEHEMLRHPVFGAPYPRDLPGGLPPQMSAAHQLQAMHAQSAELQRLAMEQQWLHGHHHMHGGPLPGQEDYYSRLKKESDKQL